The following proteins are encoded in a genomic region of Vanessa tameamea isolate UH-Manoa-2023 chromosome 4, ilVanTame1 primary haplotype, whole genome shotgun sequence:
- the LOC113395381 gene encoding maltase 2-like gives MLMILPVLFAAVDGRYENVNVKLDWWENAVFYLIYPRSFMDSDGDGIGDINGITSRLDYLKDLGVDAAWLSPIYRSPNQDFGFDVSDFYSIQPDYGTMEDFEQLLKKANEINMKIVLELVPNHTSNESEWFIKSSNKDEYYHDWFVWENGHLDAQGRRRPPNNWISVFRKSAWQYSPIRDQYYLNQFGVTQPDLNFRNPVVEEEIKNILKYWLEKGVAGFSMNSVNYIFEVDKDLYGGIYPDEPATGKPGLGPDDYDYLDHIYTKDHEENYDLISQFREVFDALTLRDNLTRVLITEAYTSIKNAVRYYGDGMRSDAHIPFNFALIEDLNKESDARDIKYAVDKWLTYKPLRQPANWGIGSLDKSRVASRFRPKLVDAFNMLVLLLPGIAITYMGEEIGMTNGFVTWTKTMDPLACNTDDPVNFVKVSRDPYRTPFQWSNGKNAGFSNAEKTWLPLADGYQHINVEKQRSAVRSHYQVYRSLTNLRSRPAFRLGGYQSLALTKNVFAFKRWYNDDAYVVVMNVGKSYQVVNLTAFDLIFGQLEVEVSSVHSSRTFSDDIHATFLDLAADEALVLRMQV, from the exons ATGTTGATGATACTTCCCGTGTTATTCGCAGCTGTTGATGGCAGATATGAAAACGTGAACGTGAAACTGGATTGGTGGGAAAATGCGGTTTTTTATCTGATTTATCCGAGATCGTTTATGGATAGTGATGGCGATGGAATTGGGGATATAAATG GTATCACATCGAGACTTGATTACTTAAAGGATCTGGGCGTTGATGCTGCATGGTTATCACCTATCTACCGGTCTCCGAATCAAGATTTCGGTTTCGATGTAAGTGACTTCTACTCAATTCAACCAGATTACGGAACCATGGAAGACTTCGAACAACTCCTCAAAAAGGCTAATGAAATAA ACATGAAAATTGTGTTAGAACTCGTCCCAAATCATACGAGTAATGAGAGCGAATGGTTTATAAAATCTTCGAACAAGGACGAATATTACCATGATTGGTTTGTTTGGGAAAACGGCCATTTGGATGCGCAAGGCAGGAGACGCCCCCCAAACAATTGG ATCAGTGTTTTTAGAAAAAGCGCCTGGCAATACTCGCCAATCCGTGATCAATACTATTTGAATCAGTTCGGTGTCACCCAGCCGGATTTAAACTTTAGAAATCCCGTTGTCGAGGAAGAAATAAAG aACATCCTAAAATATTGGTTAGAGAAAGGAGTAGCTGGATTTTCTATGAATTCCGTGAACTATATATTTGAAGTTGACAAGGATCTATATGGAGGAATTTATCCCGATGAACCGGCAACTGGAAAACCAGGACTTGGGCCTGATGATTATGACTATCTAGATCATATTTACACCAAAGACCATGAAGAAAATTATGATCTGATTTCCCAATTTCGCGAAGTATTTGACGCATTGACACTTAGAGATAATTTAACAAG GGTATTGATAACAGAAGCTTACACCAGCATAAAGAATGCAGTGAGATATTACGGTGATGGCATGCGCTCCGACGCTCACATACCCTTCAATTTCGCTCTCATAGAAGACTTGAATAAGGAATCTGATGCGAGAGACATCAAATATGCGGTCGATAAATGGCTGACCTACAAACCGCTTCGGCAGCCAGCTAATTGGGGG ATTGGATCTCTTGATAAAAGTCGAGTGGCATCGCGTTTTAGGCCAAAACTGGTTGATGCTTTCAATATGCTTGTTCTATTATTACCTGGAATCGCAATCACTTATAtg GGCGAAGAAATTGGTATGACAAATGGATTCGTAACGTGGACTAAAACGATGGATCCCTTGGCCTGTAACACAGATGATCCGGTCAACTTTGTAAAGGTTTCCCGCGATCCATACCGAACACCATTCCAATGGAGCAATGGAAAGAACGCAg gGTTCTCTAATGCTGAGAAAACTTGGCTTCCATTAGCTGATGGATACCAACATATAAACGTGGAAAAACAACGATCAGCTGTCCGGTCCCATTACCAAGTATACCGAAGTTTGACAAATTTGCGGTCTCGTCCTGCGTTCAGACTTGGAGGCTACCAATCCTTGGCACTGACCAAAAACGTATTTGCTTTTAAAAg GTGGTATAACGATGATGCATACGTTGTTGTAATGAATGTTGGAAAGAGTTATCAAGTTGTTAATTTGACCGCTTTCGACCTGATTTTTGGACAGTTGGAAGTAGAAGTCAGTAGCGTTCATTCTTCAAGAACTTTTAG tgaCGATATCCATGCGACTTTCTTGGACCTCGCCGCAGATGAAGCTTTAGTATTAAGAATGCAAGTGTAA